From Aspergillus luchuensis IFO 4308 DNA, chromosome 2, nearly complete sequence:
CCGCCTCAATCATCAAATATTGGACATCACGCCAGGTGAGTTCCGGCCGAACACTGAGGGCCAGCGCCACAGTCCCCGCAGCGAGCGGGCCGGCCGCCGAAGTTCCACCATGAGTACTCGAGCACTTGTCTGTGCCGACGTCCGTGGTATGAATTGCATCACTCGCGCCACTGCTGTAGGCAACCACCAGTTGCGCCGAGCAGGATTCCGAGTACGGAGGATGGTTACCCTCCCGATCAATGGCACCCACCGTGATGCTGTAGATACTGTTGGTGTAACCGTCAAAGTTACAGTTGTCATCATGAATGGCACCGTTACCAGCCGCAAACACAAAAACCGAGCCTTTTCCACCCCGACCATTTTGAATACCATTGACCATGGCCCGCTTGATCAGGGTTCCCGGAGCCTCCATTGTAGCTCCATCATCGTAAGGACCCCAGGAACACGAGTAGATATCGTTCTCCTGGTAAGCGTAGTTGATAGCCGCAGCCTCATCCGTATCGTCAATGGGTGCAGAAAGAATCCGAATACCAGCAATGCGACTATCATACGCAACACCAACCCCGCACACGTCGTTCTTCGCCGCACCGATTTCACCCGCACATCTAGTACCGTGGCGGTCGTCGCTCAAGCGCGGCCTCGGCTCCGGTACTTTGTCGTTATAGTCGTAAGACCCAGCCGCGAAATAGTTCGGCCTAAGATCGTTGCTGTACATGTCCAAACCATCATCGACAATAGCTGTTGTGACACCCTGCCCCGTAATACCTTCCAGCCAGATCCCCGTAACGTTAAGATCATGACCCAGCTGAACGGTATTGAACAAATGCCATTGTTCGCCGAAAATAGGGTCCTCTAAACCCAATTCCGAGGCAATGCGTTTTTGCGCCGCAAGCGCTTGAGGATCACTCTGAGTGTTCACAGGCGATCTGGCAGTATATCCCGTCGGCGGCACTCTCTTATGAAGTTTCCTCTGGGGTGCCAGCTTCTCAGACCAAAGAATACCACTTAGACCTTCGTCTCGCCCGAccaaggagggaaggacagCGGCGTCGTCTCCGGAGCGACGGCGTAACCTCCGACGATCGCGCAATTGATCCAGCAGCGCATGGACATCGTCACTGTTCTCACGGGGTATCGAAAAGGTATGATGTGAAGGTAATTCTCCGACGGGGCCTTCGTGGCGAGCACCTAAACGTTGAGCGACGTCGGCCGGCGAGGCGGATTCATCAAGGTGTAGAGCGAAGTAATCATGTGTCTCGTAGgaacgatgaggatggagagaagcGGAGGCAGCAGCGCAAAGGCCCAGAGCCGCAGCGACACCACCTGTAAGACGCATCGTTTGGGGGGGAGAGTTTGGGTGAACTCTCACTCTCAGGACGATGTGATCAGGCCAAGTAGGAGGCTTGCCATGGACCAACACGTACTGGGTATGAGGCGGGACCCGGGGTACAGGCAGACGCAAGGAAACTCGGCCAGGTATGTGTCGGTCTGTAGGAGCGCCACCCAGATGGGAAAACGATACCGAGGATCAAAAGCAATAATAGAGACCGAAAGTGGCAATAATGGCAAGATGATACGAGAAATAATGGAATTCTGAATGAAAGCGAGGGAGAGAGTTGACGAGTTGGCCCGAATGAATAGAGAGAGCAGCTAGACTAATACGCGGCCCTGGGGCGGCAGACCAAACTCCCGACTCCAACTTGCCTTTCGCCGATCCACTTTTTTGccctttcctctcccaaAAGGGATCACCGCCTCAGATGGTCCGCCACTAACTTTATTAAGTCTAGCAGATCTTGGCTGCCCCTTTTGGCCCCATTATATCGGAGATCATGTTATTCCAGTCCCGGTCACATTGTATAGTtactgtatgtagtatgtatggaCTATGGAGATGCAGGTGGTGGGACGCCTATTAATGCATGAGGACAATCCTTTATCTCAAGATTATTGCATCATGGTGGTACTAGTGCTTTATATAGGTATAATTGATAGACCTTATGAGGTCAACCCCCGCATTAGTGGTTAGTCGATCTTGGATGAAAACCGTCCCAAACTTAAGTTTCGATTATATGCTTTAAACCGAACCTAAAGTTGAACCATGTCTGATTCCCTGCGAGAATCTACACAACATCGCCCTCAATAGTGATAGTATACTCAATATTCCAACCAAAGTAACATATAACTGGGGTATTAAAAGCTTTTCCTGAGAATACTAACCATCTCATgttcaggaacagcagaagTCACATTAGGGTTCGCATCGCTTTAGTGTGTAAACTTCAATTAAACAATAATCAATAACTGACACTTAATTACACTATGTCCAAGCTTTTACCCACTTATACCACCGACTATATGCACAAACCAAATTCATTACCAATACTTCGCTTCTTACAGGTGAAGCGAAAAAAGACAcaaaaggagaaagagcgCCAGGCAGCTCCACGCCACAGCACTCAAGATCATTCCCTGTCTTCGGACCTGTCGCAAAACATCGGTATATCGCATCGTCTCAAACGCCACCAGCCGGTACTGCGTCGCCCACCCAAGCTGCGGGGCATGAAGACTCAGAAACTCTTCAATATGCTTACGGATATGGTAAGACATCTTGAACACGCCTTGTCGTAGTTCCTTGTAGTTTTGCAACGCCAATTCATTTATGATGTGGACATCCGGCTGGCGATACTTGGTGTACTGCTCAAGGTAGTCTTCCACAATCGCTTGCGGGGTGTCGGGTAGCTCTTTTTGTTGCATCGCATAACTCAAGGAGAGGTTGTCCTTCCAGGAAGGGAAATTCCTTCGTTGGTCGAGGAAGTCCTCGAACAGGATTCGGACATCCTCGAAGCCGGTGTTCATGCCTTGACCGTAGAAGGGGACCATAGCATGCGCAGCATCACCAATAAGGACACATGAGTCCTGGTAGTGATACGGTGAGCATCGGATGTCGATCATGGGGTGATGAAGGTTGGACTTGAATTGTTTCTGGAGGTTGTCGGTGGGGATGAGGTCTGGTGTGATACCAGGAAAGTTCTTCTCGAAGAACTCTGCAATCCTCCCAGATGACTTCAGTTCCAGGAACACTTTCTCCGGAGCGAACAGATTGCAAGTCAATGTTCCTTCCTAGGGAGGGTCAGTATAACATTGCGCGATGAAAGAACTTGTGGAGCATGCATACCTTATCCGGACAGGCAAACAGCATAAAGTCACGCTGGGGCCACATGTGCAGACAGTCCATTGGAAGAGCATGCCCCACAGGGATGGTAAGCTCACACCAGAAGATGTCTTCCCACTTCTGGTTAATGTTGATTTTGGCATAGCGGGACAGAAAGAAGCGGGTTGTAGAGTGAGCACCATCAGCACCAATCAGTAGGTCAAACTTGGTCTCATGGCTGGGCTCCAGGGGGCGAGATATGTCTTGGAAAGTGGCACACTTCTGCTTCATGTCCAAGCCATTGAGTCTGTGCTTGTAGAATATGCGAACATTTGGGAAGGCAGACAGCTCCTCAAGCAGGTTTTGGTTAATCTCAGAGCGACTGATTGCATAAAGAGCCTACATGAAGATGAGCATTTGTCAGACTGGTAGTCTAAAAGGAatagagaaaggaaaggagtAACTGAAGAGGGTCCTGACATACCTGTCCATGAACATCATAGGCAATTCGCCTGGTAGTTAGTCGCGTCTTGGACTTGCTGTGCACCATTCGACCATAGACGGGAACAGTTGTCGATAGAATCCTCTCTGCCAGGCCCCTGCATTGGCTATGCCGTAAAGCCTTGATGCCTCGTTCGGACAGCGTTAGACTGATACTCTTGGCAGAGAAGGAAGTTGCTGTCTGGACTTGACTGTACTCTACATGTACAACCATCCGTTAGAAGAGAATGTCACTGGGAAGTGCATCAGAGGCGCAGAAAGTAAGGCAGACGCACCGTCCCTCATCTCATAAATTTCCACTTGAAAGCCTCGCTGAGCCGCATATAATCCCGCCAACGCCCCAACCGGGCCACCCCCGACAATGACAACCTTGTATGAAGACATAGTATTCTAAGTACAATAAGACCTTTCTCACAGAAGAGCAAGACAAATAGATTGGGGGAGACGCCCTGGTAATACTAGCATTCTGAAAAAGGGCATCGTGGTACCCTTTTATATCCAAAAGGTGCAACCAATTCTCCAACGTAGACCGCCTCTTACCAGATTCGGAGTTATAACGCAGTCCTGGCATGATACATTTACCGGTGGATCCTGATTGAGCGAAAGTATATGACACTATTCCGATGAGTCCCTTCGGAAGTTAACTGTCCATAGAGCAATGTTAATCGATTGGCCACTCCAGCATGGGACCGCTGACTTCATTGGCCTGATCTGGAGCCGTAGGAATCTGCTACTGGCATCCTTcaggatggaaaagaaaggccAGAATTGGGGGCCCTCCAAGATAGAGCCTAGTGGATACTTGCAAGCTTTGTCTTGGGGCCAAATGCCTTTGGGAGCTGGACAGGGTCAGACTATTAGACGATGTATACGTTGCGTGGCTGATCGGAGACCCAGGATATTGATAATTATGCAGAAACCAAACTTAGTACCTGTGCACCTACTTAAGATCACATACTTCGAGAAGAAAAGTATAACAATTTCCATGAATGTAGTACAAGTATGGAAATTCCCTCGAAGTCCCGGACTTCATGGATGTGTGAGTTCTCACATGCATGAAGCGGTATATTTATCGAGGGTCTGTATGCCGGTTGAATGCGGGTTCTCGACTT
This genomic window contains:
- the BNA4_3 gene encoding kynurenine 3-monooxygenase, mitochondrial precursor (COG:C;~EggNog:ENOG410PFFH;~InterPro:IPR027545,IPR036188,IPR002938;~PFAM:PF01494;~TransMembrane:1 (n6-17c22/23o452-473i);~go_function: GO:0004502 - kynurenine 3-monooxygenase activity [Evidence IEA];~go_function: GO:0071949 - FAD binding [Evidence IEA];~go_process: GO:0006569 - tryptophan catabolic process [Evidence IEA];~go_process: GO:0019805 - quinolinate biosynthetic process [Evidence IEA]), with translation MSSYKVVIVGGGPVGALAGLYAAQRGFQVEIYEMRDEYSQVQTATSFSAKSISLTLSERGIKALRHSQCRGLAERILSTTVPVYGRMVHSKSKTRLTTRRIAYDVHGQALYAISRSEINQNLLEELSAFPNVRIFYKHRLNGLDMKQKCATFQDISRPLEPSHETKFDLLIGADGAHSTTRFFLSRYAKININQKWEDIFWCELTIPVGHALPMDCLHMWPQRDFMLFACPDKEGTLTCNLFAPEKVFLELKSSGRIAEFFEKNFPGITPDLIPTDNLQKQFKSNLHHPMIDIRCSPYHYQDSCVLIGDAAHAMVPFYGQGMNTGFEDVRILFEDFLDQRRNFPSWKDNLSLSYAMQQKELPDTPQAIVEDYLEQYTKYRQPDVHIINELALQNYKELRQGVFKMSYHIRKHIEEFLSLHAPQLGWATQYRLVAFETMRYTDVLRQVRRQGMILSAVAWSCLALFLLLCLFSLHL
- the kexB gene encoding kexin kexB (BUSCO:EOG09260J8F;~COG:O;~EggNog:ENOG410PF8E;~InterPro:IPR023828,IPR002884,IPR000209,IPR034182, IPR008979,IPR022398,IPR015500,IPR036852;~MEROPS:MER0000364;~PFAM:PF01483,PF00082;~SECRETED:SignalP(1-19);~TransMembrane:1 (n3-14c19/20o737-759i);~go_function: GO:0004252 - serine-type endopeptidase activity [Evidence IEA];~go_function: GO:0008236 - serine-type peptidase activity [Evidence IEA];~go_process: GO:0006508 - proteolysis [Evidence IEA]), which translates into the protein MRLTGGVAAALGLCAAASASLHPHRSYETHDYFALHLDESASPADVAQRLGARHEGPVGELPSHHTFSIPRENSDDVHALLDQLRDRRRLRRRSGDDAAVLPSLVGRDEGLSGILWSEKLAPQRKLHKRVPPTGYTARSPVNTQSDPQALAAQKRIASELGLEDPIFGEQWHLFNTVQLGHDLNVTGIWLEGITGQGVTTAIVDDGLDMYSNDLRPNYFAAGSYDYNDKVPEPRPRLSDDRHGTRCAGEIGAAKNDVCGVGVAYDSRIAGIRILSAPIDDTDEAAAINYAYQENDIYSCSWGPYDDGATMEAPGTLIKRAMVNGIQNGRGGKGSVFVFAAGNGAIHDDNCNFDGYTNSIYSITVGAIDREGNHPPYSESCSAQLVVAYSSGASDAIHTTDVGTDKCSSTHGGTSAAGPLAAGTVALALSVRPELTWRDVQYLMIEAAVPVHEDDGSWQDTKNGKKFSHDWGYGKVDTWTLVQQAKTWDLVKPQAWLHSPWQRVEHEIPQGEQGLASSYEVTEDMLKGANLERLEHVTVTMNVNHTRRGDLSVELRSPDGRVSHLSTPRRPDNQEVGYVDWTFMSVAHWGESGIGKWTVIVKDTNVNEHTGQFIDWRLNLWGEAIDAAEQPLHPMPTEHDDDHSYEEGNVATTSISAVPTKTELSDKPTGGVDRPVNVKPTTSAMPTGSLTDPIDDEELEKTPTAEASSTASPSPTSASDSFLPSFFPTFGASKRTQAWIYAAIGSIIVFCIGLGVYFHVQRRKRLRNDSRDDYDFEMIEDEDELQAMNGRADRSRRRGGELYNAFAGESDEEPLFSDEDDEPYRDRGISGEQEREGDGEHSRR